One stretch of Halapricum desulfuricans DNA includes these proteins:
- a CDS encoding UPF0175 family protein, with the protein MPTLSAEVREETAADLEAVAELLGDDRETTIEKALQEGLETLRVRVAVERYQTGEVSIGEAADIADCTVADWLEIAHEKNLTAQYAPEQLADDAATAIDP; encoded by the coding sequence ATGCCGACGCTCAGCGCCGAGGTACGCGAGGAGACCGCAGCCGATCTCGAAGCGGTCGCGGAGTTGCTCGGGGACGACCGTGAGACGACGATCGAGAAAGCGCTACAGGAGGGACTGGAGACGCTCCGGGTCCGGGTGGCCGTCGAGCGCTACCAGACCGGGGAGGTCTCGATCGGCGAGGCGGCCGACATCGCCGACTGTACCGTCGCCGACTGGCTGGAGATCGCCCACGAGAAGAACCTCACCGCCCAGTACGCGCCCGAACAGCTGGCCGACGACGCCGCGACAGCGATCGACCCATGA
- the gatC gene encoding Asp-tRNA(Asn)/Glu-tRNA(Gln) amidotransferase subunit GatC, with amino-acid sequence MSDSAVDPDEVRHVADLARVDLAEAELERFAEQFGEILDAFETLEEVPEVEREADLVNVMRPDEVRDSLSQEQALQNAEDEEGFFKGPKVS; translated from the coding sequence ATGAGCGATTCTGCCGTCGATCCCGACGAAGTGCGCCATGTCGCTGATCTCGCCCGGGTCGATCTCGCCGAGGCGGAACTCGAGCGCTTCGCCGAACAGTTCGGCGAGATCCTCGACGCCTTCGAGACGCTTGAGGAGGTTCCCGAGGTCGAGCGCGAGGCCGATCTCGTCAACGTGATGCGACCCGACGAGGTACGGGACTCCCTCAGTCAGGAGCAAGCGCTCCAGAACGCCGAGGACGAGGAGGGCTTTTTCAAGGGACCGAAGGTGTCGTGA
- a CDS encoding FAD-binding domain-containing protein yields MSDIVVWHRADLRSVDNPALAAAAEDGTPAPVFVFDPQFYGSDGLACDARLRFVHESLRDLRRQYRDRGGDLALLHGDPREVIASLLDRGYEIYCNRGVTGRYGRRRDDALLDREGVTAFEDDGIVRPDERHRDGTVAIDTREDWREQCEAYFRSEPHPRPESLSDNPIESATTIGRIEGRYDVTPSKSNVPEGGTTAGRERLSAFADRLQEYPAVISSPADAEQRSSRLSAHLAIGALSPREVYRRVRDAPSSGGREMFVSRLFWNRHYTQKLADWPGWTERAVNPAMHGLFREEHDPDLVAAWKRGETGFPMVDAAMRALVETGYLNFRTRAMVASFFVYVLREWWKRGADFMYYHLIDADPAINYTQWQSQANLTGVHPVRVYDPAKQLREYDPDGTFVRRYVPELRPVPDAYLADPAKMDRATQADVGVEIGVDYPYPVVDYQRRAETARDRYAALADRADEALSDPTIQRRGSFSNRRHGREESNAERDGQASLEEFT; encoded by the coding sequence GTGAGCGACATCGTCGTCTGGCATCGGGCGGACCTGCGCAGCGTCGACAACCCCGCGCTCGCGGCGGCCGCCGAAGACGGCACCCCGGCACCGGTGTTCGTCTTCGACCCGCAGTTCTACGGGAGCGACGGGCTGGCCTGTGACGCCCGACTCCGGTTCGTCCACGAGTCGCTGCGCGATCTCCGTCGTCAGTATCGCGACCGGGGCGGCGACCTCGCCTTGCTGCACGGCGACCCCCGGGAAGTGATCGCTTCCCTGCTCGATCGGGGCTACGAGATCTACTGCAACCGGGGCGTGACCGGCCGATACGGCCGACGGCGTGACGACGCGTTGCTCGACCGCGAAGGCGTCACCGCCTTCGAGGACGACGGGATCGTCCGACCCGACGAGCGCCATCGCGACGGTACGGTCGCGATCGACACCCGCGAGGACTGGCGCGAGCAGTGTGAAGCGTATTTCCGGTCCGAGCCCCACCCGCGGCCGGAATCACTGTCCGACAACCCCATCGAGAGTGCGACGACCATCGGGAGGATCGAGGGCCGATACGACGTTACCCCCTCGAAGTCGAACGTCCCCGAGGGCGGGACGACGGCCGGCCGCGAGCGACTGTCGGCGTTCGCCGACCGCTTACAGGAGTATCCCGCCGTGATCTCGTCGCCCGCCGACGCCGAACAGCGGTCCTCGCGGCTCTCGGCACACCTCGCGATCGGGGCGCTCTCGCCTCGGGAGGTCTATCGGCGCGTGCGGGACGCGCCGTCCTCGGGGGGGAGAGAGATGTTCGTCTCGCGGCTGTTCTGGAACCGCCACTATACCCAGAAACTGGCCGACTGGCCGGGCTGGACCGAGCGGGCGGTCAACCCCGCGATGCACGGGCTGTTCCGAGAGGAGCACGATCCCGACCTCGTCGCGGCCTGGAAGCGCGGCGAGACGGGGTTTCCGATGGTCGACGCGGCGATGCGGGCGCTGGTCGAGACCGGCTATCTCAACTTCCGGACCCGTGCCATGGTCGCCTCGTTTTTCGTCTACGTCCTCCGGGAGTGGTGGAAGCGAGGCGCGGACTTCATGTACTACCACCTGATCGACGCCGACCCGGCGATCAACTACACCCAGTGGCAATCCCAGGCCAACCTGACCGGCGTCCATCCGGTCCGGGTGTACGACCCCGCAAAGCAACTCCGCGAGTACGATCCCGACGGTACGTTCGTCCGCCGGTACGTCCCCGAACTCCGGCCGGTTCCGGACGCCTATCTGGCCGACCCGGCGAAAATGGACCGCGCGACGCAGGCGGACGTCGGCGTCGAAATCGGAGTCGACTACCCGTATCCGGTCGTCGACTACCAGCGTCGGGCCGAGACGGCACGCGACCGATACGCCGCGCTGGCGGATCGGGCAGACGAGGCGCTGTCGGACCCGACGATTCAGCGGCGAGGCTCGTTTTCGAACCGTCGCCACGGGCGAGAAGAGAGCAACGCCGAGCGCGACGGACAGGCGAGTCTCGAGGAGTTTACGTGA
- the gatA gene encoding Asp-tRNA(Asn)/Glu-tRNA(Gln) amidotransferase subunit GatA, with protein MSYNAFITRETIEGEEDGPLAGKTVAVKDNISTEGVRTTCGSAMLEEYVPPYDATVVGRLLEAGATIPGKTNMDEFGMGTTTETSAFGPTDNPAAEGRVPGGSSGGSAAAVAADEADLALGTDTGGSVRCPAAFTGTVGIKPTYGLVSRYGLIAYANSLEQIGPIAPSVKEAAELLEVIAGPDDRDSTTRDAHEEIGEQSPDDVREYAFADAADGDVEGLEIGIPTELLDGADKRVVETFWDAIDELEAQGASYHEVSMESLSHAVEAYYVIAMSEASSNLARFDGVRYGPTPEYEGNWNEEFAAVREEGFGEEVKRRILLGTYALSAGYHDKYYKQAQDARAWVKQDFDSALSEADVLASPTMPVPPMERGESLDDPLTMYLADANTTPVNLANLPAISVPAGETSDGLPVGLQLIGPAFGEREIIRAGSALA; from the coding sequence ATGAGTTACAACGCTTTTATCACCCGAGAGACGATCGAGGGCGAGGAAGACGGACCGCTCGCCGGCAAGACCGTCGCCGTCAAGGACAACATCTCGACGGAGGGCGTGCGGACGACCTGCGGGTCGGCGATGCTCGAGGAGTACGTCCCGCCCTACGACGCGACGGTCGTCGGGCGCCTGCTCGAGGCGGGCGCGACGATCCCCGGCAAGACCAACATGGACGAGTTCGGGATGGGCACGACGACCGAGACGTCGGCGTTCGGCCCGACGGACAACCCCGCGGCAGAGGGGCGGGTTCCCGGCGGCTCTTCGGGTGGCTCGGCGGCCGCCGTGGCCGCCGACGAGGCCGACCTCGCGCTGGGGACCGACACCGGCGGGTCGGTGCGCTGTCCGGCCGCGTTCACCGGTACGGTCGGGATCAAGCCCACCTACGGGCTGGTCTCCCGGTATGGGCTGATCGCCTACGCCAACTCCCTAGAGCAGATCGGCCCGATCGCCCCCTCCGTCAAGGAGGCCGCCGAACTGCTGGAGGTGATCGCCGGACCGGACGACCGCGACTCGACGACCCGGGACGCCCACGAGGAGATCGGCGAGCAGAGCCCCGACGACGTGCGCGAGTACGCCTTCGCCGACGCCGCGGACGGCGACGTCGAGGGACTGGAGATCGGGATCCCGACCGAACTGCTTGATGGGGCCGACAAGCGAGTCGTCGAGACCTTCTGGGACGCCATCGACGAACTGGAAGCGCAGGGTGCGAGCTACCACGAGGTCTCGATGGAGTCTCTTTCCCACGCCGTCGAGGCCTACTACGTGATCGCGATGAGCGAGGCATCCTCGAACCTGGCCCGGTTCGACGGCGTCCGGTACGGTCCGACGCCCGAGTACGAGGGCAACTGGAACGAGGAGTTCGCGGCGGTCCGCGAGGAGGGCTTCGGCGAGGAGGTCAAGCGCCGGATCCTGCTGGGGACCTACGCGCTCTCGGCGGGGTATCACGACAAGTACTACAAGCAGGCCCAGGACGCCCGCGCGTGGGTCAAGCAGGACTTCGATTCGGCCCTCTCAGAGGCGGACGTGCTCGCCTCCCCGACGATGCCGGTCCCGCCGATGGAGCGCGGCGAGAGCCTGGACGACCCCCTGACGATGTACCTGGCCGACGCCAACACGACGCCGGTCAACCTCGCGAACCTCCCCGCGATCTCCGTTCCGGCGGGCGAGACGAGCGACGGCCTGCCGGTCGGGTTGCAGTTGATCGGGCCGGCCTTCGGCGAGCGGGAGATCATCCGGGCCGGCAGCGCGCTGGCGTAG
- a CDS encoding transcription initiation factor IIB, with protein MTDTTIRRHEHTSQRETTEETAEEELVCPECGGTLARDSERGETVCQECGLVVEEDEIDPGPEWRAFDAKEKDEKSRVGAPTTNMMHDKGLSTNIGWQDKDAYGNSLSSRQREKMQRLRTWNERFRTRDSRERNLKQALGEIDRMASALGLPENVRETASVIYRRALQDDLLPGRSIEGVSTASLYAAARQAGTPRSLDEIDAVSRVDKDEIARTYRYVVRELGLEVKPADPESYVPRFASDLDLSEEVERRARQLLSTAKSKGVHSGKSPVGLAAAAVYAASLLSNEKVTQNEVSEVANISEVTIRNRYHELLEAEDDIPT; from the coding sequence ATGACAGACACGACCATCAGACGCCACGAGCACACGAGTCAGCGAGAGACGACCGAGGAGACAGCTGAAGAGGAGTTGGTCTGTCCCGAGTGTGGCGGGACGCTCGCGCGCGATTCCGAACGCGGAGAGACCGTCTGCCAGGAGTGTGGGCTCGTCGTCGAGGAGGACGAGATCGACCCCGGGCCGGAGTGGCGCGCGTTCGACGCCAAGGAGAAAGACGAGAAGTCCCGGGTCGGCGCGCCGACGACGAACATGATGCACGACAAGGGGCTGTCGACGAACATCGGCTGGCAGGACAAGGACGCCTACGGCAACTCCCTGTCCTCGCGCCAGCGCGAGAAGATGCAACGGCTTCGCACCTGGAACGAGCGCTTCCGCACCCGCGATTCCAGAGAGCGCAACCTCAAGCAGGCGCTGGGCGAGATCGACCGCATGGCCTCGGCGCTGGGCCTGCCCGAGAACGTCCGCGAGACCGCAAGCGTCATCTACCGCCGGGCGCTGCAGGACGACCTGCTGCCCGGCCGTTCGATCGAGGGCGTCTCCACGGCGTCGCTGTACGCCGCCGCTCGACAGGCCGGGACGCCGCGCAGCCTCGACGAGATCGACGCCGTCTCCCGCGTCGACAAGGACGAGATCGCGCGCACGTACCGGTATGTCGTCCGCGAACTCGGACTCGAGGTCAAGCCCGCTGATCCCGAGAGCTACGTGCCCCGTTTTGCGAGCGATCTCGATCTCTCAGAGGAAGTCGAACGCCGTGCCCGGCAGCTGCTCAGCACGGCCAAGTCAAAGGGCGTCCACTCCGGGAAGTCGCCCGTCGGACTGGCCGCCGCCGCGGTCTACGCCGCCTCGCTGCTCTCGAACGAGAAGGTCACCCAGAACGAGGTTTCGGAAGTGGCCAACATCTCCGAGGTCACGATCCGCAACCGGTATCACGAACTCCTCGAAGCCGAAGACGACATCCCGACCTAG
- the aspS gene encoding aspartate--tRNA(Asn) ligase, which produces MDERTYTADAEPGEDVTIKGWVHEIRDLGGIAFIIVRDTTGKIQVKFEKDEMDDDLVETGLDVHRESVVAVTGAVEEEDRAPTGVEVVPESVEVIAEADPELPLDPSGKVDAELSTRLDNRTLDLRKPEVKAVFEIRAEVLRSVREAFRSVDATEINTPKIVATGTEGGTELFPITYFGREAFMNQSPQLFKQLMVGSGLERVFEIGPIFRAEEHNTPRHLNEATSIDFESAFFDDGDAMDVCEHVVKSAYEGVAENCEEELEALGIEDDFEVPDGEFERLTYEEAIERINATGELDEPLVWGDDLSTEAEHALGQAVGEHYFITDWPSEIKPFYIKDRDDDPEVSTGFDMMHPSMELVSGGQREHRYDQLVAGFEQQGLDPEAFEYYTKMFRYGMPPHAGWGLGAERLVMTMLGLDNIREAVIFPRDRQRLSP; this is translated from the coding sequence ATGGACGAGCGAACCTACACCGCGGACGCCGAGCCCGGCGAGGACGTAACCATCAAGGGCTGGGTACACGAGATCCGCGACCTCGGTGGCATCGCTTTCATCATCGTCCGGGACACGACCGGAAAGATCCAGGTCAAATTCGAGAAAGACGAGATGGACGACGACCTGGTCGAGACCGGGCTCGACGTTCACCGCGAGAGCGTCGTGGCCGTCACGGGCGCAGTCGAAGAGGAAGACCGCGCCCCGACCGGCGTCGAAGTCGTCCCCGAGTCGGTCGAGGTCATCGCCGAGGCCGACCCCGAACTCCCGCTGGATCCCTCGGGGAAGGTCGACGCCGAACTCTCGACGCGGCTGGACAACCGGACGCTCGATCTGCGCAAGCCCGAGGTCAAGGCGGTCTTCGAGATCCGAGCGGAGGTGCTGCGAAGCGTCCGAGAAGCCTTCCGATCGGTCGACGCGACCGAGATCAACACGCCCAAGATCGTCGCTACGGGCACTGAGGGCGGGACCGAGCTGTTCCCGATCACCTACTTCGGGCGCGAGGCCTTCATGAACCAGAGCCCGCAGCTGTTCAAGCAGCTGATGGTCGGCTCCGGGCTCGAACGGGTCTTCGAGATCGGGCCGATCTTCCGCGCCGAGGAACACAACACGCCGCGACACCTCAACGAGGCGACCTCTATCGACTTCGAGTCGGCGTTCTTCGACGACGGCGACGCGATGGACGTCTGCGAGCACGTCGTCAAGTCCGCCTACGAGGGCGTCGCCGAGAACTGCGAGGAGGAGCTCGAAGCGCTCGGGATCGAAGACGACTTCGAGGTGCCCGACGGCGAGTTCGAGCGGTTGACCTACGAGGAGGCCATCGAGCGGATCAACGCGACGGGCGAACTCGACGAGCCGCTGGTCTGGGGCGACGACCTCTCGACGGAGGCCGAGCACGCCCTCGGGCAGGCGGTCGGCGAGCACTACTTCATCACCGACTGGCCAAGCGAGATCAAGCCCTTCTACATCAAGGACCGCGACGACGATCCCGAGGTCTCGACGGGCTTCGACATGATGCACCCGTCGATGGAACTGGTCTCGGGCGGTCAGCGTGAGCACCGCTACGATCAGCTCGTCGCGGGCTTCGAACAGCAGGGCCTGGATCCGGAGGCCTTCGAGTACTACACCAAGATGTTCAGGTACGGCATGCCGCCCCACGCCGGCTGGGGACTGGGTGCCGAGCGCCTCGTGATGACGATGCTCGGGCTCGACAACATTCGCGAGGCCGTGATCTTCCCGCGAGATCGCCAGCGACTGAGTCCCTGA
- a CDS encoding M48 family metallopeptidase, with protein MSRRQPSLRTRLRIVALGAVLLAFDAAFVAAAYVLAHVALALLPLVGYQFELMARALSFDLVALRPVLVVGTPLVLLVQSVFGYRLTLREAREYDIGPDRELKNILLADRSADETDDEPEETVVAAPTLEDRVARLAQTADVTVPDVRVLDVETPNSYVASRPGERTLFLTVGLLEALDDEELDAVIGHELAHLSNGDAFVMTAAAFLPTVSGRFLDGLAGALRRSWIARKLFDLDGPDDSNLSNLEIPLLLFTPVAVLTVGPLYLAGTATYRLLSRIREYAADAGGAAISGSPAALSSALETLTADPRPETDLRMAETGVRELCVLPYAMSETDEEVPDDRLGRLRRRCDWLCNRVLPGSHPDPDERIAALRDRQAEIEG; from the coding sequence ATGTCACGCCGCCAGCCCTCCTTACGGACGCGCCTGCGGATCGTCGCGCTCGGGGCGGTCCTGCTGGCCTTTGACGCGGCCTTCGTGGCCGCCGCGTACGTCCTCGCGCACGTCGCGCTGGCGCTGTTGCCGCTGGTCGGTTACCAGTTCGAGCTCATGGCCCGGGCGCTGTCGTTCGATCTCGTGGCGCTGCGGCCGGTGTTGGTTGTCGGGACGCCGCTCGTCCTGCTGGTCCAGTCGGTGTTCGGCTACCGGCTGACCCTGCGGGAGGCCCGCGAGTACGACATCGGCCCGGACAGGGAGTTGAAGAATATCCTCCTCGCCGATCGCAGCGCTGACGAGACAGACGACGAACCTGAGGAGACCGTCGTCGCCGCGCCGACGCTGGAGGACCGCGTGGCCCGGCTCGCTCAGACGGCCGACGTGACCGTGCCCGACGTGCGAGTGCTTGACGTCGAGACGCCGAACAGCTACGTCGCGAGTCGGCCGGGCGAGCGGACGCTGTTTCTCACCGTGGGCCTGCTGGAGGCACTCGACGACGAGGAACTCGACGCGGTGATCGGCCACGAGCTCGCGCATCTCAGCAACGGCGACGCGTTCGTCATGACCGCGGCGGCGTTCCTGCCGACGGTCAGCGGCCGCTTTCTCGACGGGCTGGCCGGGGCACTCCGGCGCTCGTGGATCGCGCGCAAGCTCTTCGATCTCGACGGGCCGGACGACTCGAACCTGAGCAATCTCGAGATCCCACTCTTGCTGTTCACGCCGGTCGCCGTCCTCACCGTCGGGCCGCTGTATCTCGCCGGCACGGCCACCTACCGACTGCTCTCGCGGATCCGCGAGTACGCCGCCGACGCCGGCGGGGCGGCGATCAGCGGCTCGCCGGCCGCGCTGTCCAGCGCACTCGAAACGCTGACCGCGGACCCGCGGCCCGAGACCGACCTCCGGATGGCCGAGACGGGCGTCCGCGAACTGTGCGTGCTCCCCTACGCGATGAGCGAGACGGACGAGGAGGTGCCCGACGACAGACTGGGACGACTCCGGCGGCGCTGTGACTGGCTCTGCAACCGAGTCCTTCCCGGCTCACACCCTGATCCGGACGAGCGGATCGCCGCGCTCCGGGATCGGCAGGCCGAGATCGAAGGGTAG
- a CDS encoding NUDIX hydrolase, translating to METTRHFVATVYVVNDGAVALHDHGKLGMWLPPGGHVDRDELPHEAARREVREELGRDVELLAPREGISSPTVESIPQPQHFLLEDINTCDGAVGHQHIDFVFYGRADGREIDPEPGEAGPEAWEWFDAAQFRAEPDRLEPDVIEIGLQAIEAAERLQG from the coding sequence ATGGAAACGACGCGCCATTTCGTCGCGACCGTCTACGTCGTCAACGACGGTGCCGTCGCGCTACACGATCACGGCAAGCTCGGCATGTGGCTGCCGCCCGGCGGGCACGTCGATCGCGACGAACTCCCCCACGAGGCCGCCAGACGGGAGGTACGGGAGGAACTGGGTCGCGACGTCGAGTTGCTCGCGCCGCGTGAGGGGATCTCCTCGCCGACGGTCGAATCGATCCCCCAGCCACAGCATTTCCTGCTCGAAGACATCAACACCTGTGACGGGGCTGTCGGCCACCAGCACATCGATTTCGTCTTCTACGGTCGGGCCGACGGACGCGAAATCGATCCGGAACCCGGCGAAGCGGGTCCGGAGGCCTGGGAGTGGTTCGACGCGGCCCAGTTCCGGGCCGAACCCGACCGTCTCGAACCCGACGTGATCGAGATCGGCCTGCAGGCGATCGAGGCGGCAGAACGCCTTCAAGGCTGA
- a CDS encoding pantoate kinase, with protein MTDEATAFVPGHVTGFFTVHRDDDPTASGSQGAGVTLADGVSVTVERAEDRRVELNGRPASVEAVETVLETLDVEGSVVAETDLPIGSGFGISGAMALGTALATNRVYERDLSRNELVTIAHGADVQAGTGLGDVVAQAAGGMPIRLEPGGPQHNVIDAVPYRPRVEYVTFGELDTGEVIGGDTELISRAGTEALSRLVSEPTPAQFAYASRRFARESGLLTDRLRDAIRDVSEAGGEALMAMLGETVFALGSGLSDAGYDPDACRVDAAGARLV; from the coding sequence ATGACCGACGAGGCGACAGCGTTCGTCCCCGGACACGTGACCGGCTTCTTCACGGTCCATCGGGACGACGATCCGACCGCGAGCGGTTCGCAGGGGGCCGGGGTGACACTCGCCGACGGCGTCAGCGTGACCGTCGAGCGGGCCGAGGATCGACGCGTCGAGTTGAACGGCCGGCCCGCGAGCGTCGAGGCCGTCGAGACGGTTCTGGAGACCCTCGACGTCGAGGGGTCCGTCGTCGCCGAGACGGACCTGCCGATCGGGTCGGGCTTCGGGATTTCGGGGGCGATGGCGCTCGGGACCGCGCTGGCGACCAACCGGGTCTACGAGCGCGACCTCTCGCGAAACGAACTCGTCACAATTGCCCACGGGGCGGACGTTCAGGCGGGGACCGGACTGGGCGACGTCGTCGCGCAGGCGGCCGGCGGCATGCCGATCCGGCTCGAGCCGGGCGGGCCACAGCACAACGTGATCGACGCCGTGCCGTACCGCCCGCGCGTCGAGTACGTCACGTTCGGCGAACTCGACACCGGCGAGGTGATCGGCGGCGATACCGAATTGATCAGCAGGGCCGGCACGGAGGCGCTCTCGCGGCTCGTCTCCGAGCCGACGCCTGCGCAGTTCGCCTACGCTTCCCGGCGGTTCGCCCGCGAGTCGGGGTTGCTGACCGACCGCCTTCGGGACGCGATTCGGGACGTGAGCGAGGCCGGCGGCGAGGCCTTGATGGCGATGCTCGGCGAGACCGTCTTCGCGCTGGGGTCCGGCCTCTCGGACGCCGGGTACGACCCCGACGCCTGCCGGGTCGACGCGGCCGGGGCGCGACTCGTCTGA
- a CDS encoding DUF4382 domain-containing protein — protein MKSSRRQSDSTNGSGGVKRRRFLLAGTAVGTALLSGCSGDPGAEGSGNDTDSPKGDTGTDSDDSTPEETSTDDGSDADTGTFRLLISDRPVAIDEFDSLDVSLDRARVFRSGQREADGSESDDGETATETQTVGNETGTTTEPRTVENETEAETVENGAETQSDDSGTETAAGDIDDDDGDDERGFFVLDLDGATVDLTQVVGDKATGVFEDDLPAGRYSKIELEAADVEGIVDGESVSVKIPSGKLQIVKAFEVTPGETVEFVFDITVVKKGNSGGYNLLPVISESGVAGRDVDVEEVGQGENGREDGDDEDDANGADTDEEVSQDENSRGNGDDGDGDDDGAEASEGTEVE, from the coding sequence ATGAAATCATCCAGACGGCAATCGGACTCGACGAACGGGAGCGGGGGCGTCAAGCGGCGACGGTTCCTTCTCGCCGGAACCGCGGTCGGCACGGCGCTACTCTCCGGGTGTTCGGGCGACCCCGGAGCGGAGGGCAGTGGAAACGATACGGACAGTCCCAAGGGAGACACCGGAACGGACAGTGACGACTCGACGCCCGAGGAGACGTCCACGGACGACGGAAGCGACGCGGACACCGGGACGTTCCGGCTGCTGATCAGCGATCGACCGGTAGCCATCGACGAGTTCGATTCGCTCGATGTCTCCCTCGATCGAGCGCGAGTGTTCCGAAGCGGTCAGCGAGAAGCTGACGGCTCGGAATCGGACGACGGCGAAACAGCCACCGAAACGCAGACCGTCGGGAACGAGACCGGAACCACGACTGAACCACGGACCGTCGAGAACGAGACCGAGGCGGAGACCGTCGAGAACGGGGCCGAAACGCAGAGTGACGACAGCGGGACCGAAACTGCCGCCGGAGACATCGACGATGACGACGGAGACGACGAGCGCGGGTTTTTCGTCCTCGATCTGGACGGCGCGACCGTCGATCTCACACAGGTGGTCGGAGACAAGGCGACGGGCGTTTTCGAGGACGACCTCCCGGCCGGGCGTTACTCGAAGATCGAACTCGAGGCGGCCGACGTCGAGGGGATCGTCGACGGCGAGTCGGTCTCGGTCAAGATACCGAGCGGCAAGCTCCAGATCGTCAAAGCCTTCGAGGTCACTCCCGGTGAGACAGTCGAGTTCGTGTTCGACATCACCGTCGTCAAAAAGGGGAACTCAGGCGGGTACAACCTCCTGCCGGTCATCTCCGAGAGCGGCGTCGCCGGCAGAGACGTCGACGTCGAAGAAGTCGGCCAGGGCGAAAACGGCCGAGAAGACGGAGACGACGAGGACGACGCCAATGGGGCCGACACCGACGAGGAAGTCAGTCAGGACGAAAACAGCCGAGGAAACGGGGACGACGGTGATGGCGATGACGACGGGGCCGAAGCGAGCGAGGGCACGGAAGTCGAGTGA